The Psychrobacillus sp. FSL K6-2836 nucleotide sequence ATGGAGAGGCTTTTATTAACTATTGAGTTATTCTATATAAAAATACACTGAAATGCATTCTTGAAATAGGGTTTTCTGGCTTATACGTTCCATCATTGAAACCAGTGGTCACCCCGGTTGCAGTTAATGTATTTATATCATTAGCTGCCCAGTGTTGACTAGGTACATCTGTAAATTTTTTATCTGTTGTTCCCGAAAGATTATATGCATTAACTAAAATTTTCGCCATTTGAGCTCTTGTTAGTTTACCATTCGGGTCAAAATATCCATTTTCTTTCCCATTTACAATACCTAAATTTGCTACTGCAGCTATTTCTTTATAATAAGGATGTGTTTTTGGCACATCTTTGAAATTCGGATCAGTAATTTTGTCTAAATCCAAATCTTTTATTCTACTAATTATTACAGCTGCATTTTTTCTAGAGATATCATTATTTGGTTTGAATGTTCCATCCTTATATCCAGTAATAATGCCTTTACTAGTTAAATAGTTAATCTCTGTAATATACGGATTTGTATTTAGGATATCACTAAACTTTGAAGTTACGTTTGATGTAACTTCTATCTCGACCGATGCTTTTTTTGTACCTAACTGCGCAACTACTCTACCTTTTCCAACTTTGTTGCCAGCGGTGAATACTCCGGCTGATGTTATAGTCCCAATACCACCTTCAACTGACCATTTCAGCTGTTCCGGCGAATAGATCAATGACTTCTTATCTGCATCCGTAGCATTCGCTTTAAATGTCAGCTTGCTATTAATATGTGCCGATTTCGCACTAGCATTAATCGTCAAATTAGTTGGTGCTGAAACGATTGTTAGTGGAAATGATTGGAACGCAGTATCATAATTTACACGAACTCTATCCGAACCTTCTTTTAATGCAGTAAAGCTTGTACCATTAAATGACACTAAGTTATTATCTGAAGTATTTACTATCTTGCTAGAACTAACTGTAATAGGATTGTAAAATTCATCTAATATATAGTTAATTTTGTAGGATGAAGTCGCACCTACTAACATAGTTCCAACATTAGAACGAGTCAAATTGATATTACTTGGATTACTTGTCGGAGCCGTACTGATTGCCTCTAGGATTGCGGATACTTTTCGTTGAGATCCTGCGGAAGGTTTATTTGCTAGAACGACTGCATTACTTCCATAGTTTCTTATACCCATAGTTGTCGAACCACCACCATCAAGATTAAGCGCACGGTCAACTCCAAGACTAACTAGATAATCTGCAAATTGGGACATATTCATCCCCTTCTTATTTGCTCCATCTACTGTTACAAGATGAACTGTCTTTTTGTCTTTACTAATTGCAATTGCACTACGAGAAGTGACCTGTGTTGCTCTAGCACTGGATAGATTCATCGTAACATGTTTCTTTCCATCCTTCACTAGCATCGGTCCACTTGCTAGCATAAACTGAGAATCTTTCCACTTGGAGTCAATATCAAATTCAACTGATACTTCTTCTCCTATCTTCATCTTATCCCCAATTGCACGCCATTCTGAGCCATGGAAAGATAGAACAAAGCCATTCTTTGGTATGGTCACTTTTGCGGTAGAGCCCATATGAGTACTTATTACTTTCCCAGTTATTGTCTGTCCATAATATGTAGAAGTGATAGGTGTATCCGATTCAAAAACTACTTCTATACCATATTGATTTGAATCTGTCGTTGTTTTTACATTTTGTGGAGTAAAAATAATTGCCTCATCTGCACGTCTTTCTCTATTCAATCCAGATAAATCATAGGTCAAATTATCATAACTCATCTTAATATCGAAATCATAAAGATCTATTTCAGCATTCCCATCAGCGGTTACACCAAAAGCAATCGGTTGGTTGAAATATTCTGTAGTTGAGTCTAATAGAACTCCTCCATTTAATATTTCATTTTCCTGAGAGATTAAAAACAGAGGGTACCCCTCACTCATGTCGAAAAATGCAGCATTTACTGCACCAACAACTCGATTACCTTCGACGGAGTCTCCTGTTGCGATACTAGTTGTCGTTTCCTTACTATTAAAATCTATTGGCAATCCAATGTTGACCTTTGTATAAGCATCATTTAGATTAATAGCTAAATGGTTAATAGAGTTTACTCTAGCCCCCGTATTTGTATATTGTTTGTACTGAACTCCAGAGGATAACTTCATATCTTTGTCTACTGTTTGAGCTGCTAATCCTTGTAGAGGCACCATAATCATAAGTACTAGTAACATTAAAATAATCTTAAAACCTTTTATTTTCATAATTAACACGCTCCAATTTTATTAAGAGCTTACACCATCCTTTCATTCTAATAGAATCATAACAAAGTAAAGGGTTGAATTCTATGTTCCATTTGTTTCATTTATATAGTCTTTTTACCATATTTAGAAAAGCGCAAGTGCCTATGTTAGCCTTAAAAGCGCTGGAAGACTTAGGCAGGATACGCGCTAGAGCTTGACAGATACTGGGTAAAAAACATAAACTTTCTTACTTTTAATAAAACTAGAGACCTTTTACTCTTAAAGAAATCCATCTATTCTGTTAAAATATGAGACAAGCTATAATTAGAAAGGTGCTATATTATGAAAAAAATAATCATTTTAGCTGTTTCGTTACTTCTCTCTTTTAGTATATTTACTAGTCCAAATGCGTCAGCTAGTGCTTTTACAGGCAACTCACATGAAAAGTCACTAACATATTTGGCGGAGAATAACATTTTACTTCCCGATAAGGATGGAAAGTACTATCCATATCGTTCTGTTACTAGGGGAGAATTTGCTAGTTACCTAGCAAAAATTTTACAGTTACCCGCAAGCAGCGAAAGTACATTTACGGATGTATATTCTACGAATCCATTTGCAAAAGATATCCTAAGTGCCGCAGAAGTAGGCATCATAACAGGCTATCCTGATGGAAGCTTTAAACCGAATAATATTATTACACGCCAACATATGGCAGTTATGATCTCTCGGGTTCTAGATTATTTAGTAATACCTAAAAATACTGGTACTTTAACCTTCACAGACTCTAAAGATATTTTGGAAGAGTACATAACTGACGTTTCTATAGGGGCAAACCTAGGTATTATAAAAGGTAGCACCGAAGGAAATAAAGTATTCTTTTATCCACAAAAAAGTACAACGATAGCTCAATCTGCAACCTTTATATACAGATTAGTTGAAGTTGCTAAAGAATATGGATATACAGACTTTCCAGATTTCTTCTCCTTCGAAGTCAAAGAAATAGTAAACAAGCAATTAGTTAATAGTAAGCAATATAAGACATTTGAAGATGCACAAAAGGGTGTTACCAAAAACAATCAAGTCATTGAACGCAATGGAAAGATTATTAAGATGCCTTCTGGTCTTGTAATTACAAACGGATACACAGTAGTGTATAGCCACCCTAAAGAAGAAACGAGATATGTCACAACTTCAGCAACTATTGACACCGAAATGGAATACCTTGGGACTGAAGTTGAAGAGGATTATTCAGGAAAGAAAATATTCTGGGCAAAGGTACAATATGCTGATCGTATCGGGTATGTAAAACTAGATAAAGCGACGTTGAAACCGTATGTATTATTAACAAATAGATCTTATTACAGCGTCTCAAACGGAGAACTAAAACATACTATTTACTACAACTCAACCAATAGAGAAGCATCTTATATTATCGGAAAAGCACCATCCGTACTACAGGAAGGAAAAAAGTATTATAGCTGGAATGGATATACTTTTTATAATGAAAATAATACAGCAATAACTGGGGAATACTTTAACTACTATCAATTCCTCCCTGCCCGTTCTAAAACAAATTATACTGTCGAGGAAATAGACTCGTATATTATGAGTGAATTAACACGACTTGAAAATCTTTATACTCTTTATCCGACAAGCTATCCAAATTACAAAGATGCAACGGTAAATAGTAAGCTAGTAGGATTAGGAGAAGTTTTAAAACTAACAGAAGAAAAGTATCAGGTTAACGCTCTCATGATTCTAGCGCTTGCTCAAAACGAAAGTGCTTACGGATTGAGTAATCAAGCTTTAACGAACAATAATCTATTCGGATTATATGTGACAGATACAAATCCATTAAACAAAAAGTTCACATCAGTTGAATCTAACATTACAGAGTTAATGGAAAAATTTTGGAATTTAAATTATATTCCACCTACTGCAGGGTATGCAAATGGTGCAGTGTTTGGAAACAAAACAATCGGCTTTAATGTTCGATATGCATCAGATCCATACTGGGGTGCAAAAGCTGCTGGACAATACTATAAAATAGATAAATTCCTAGGATTTAAAGATGCTGGAACGTATAAAATTGGAATGACAACAACTTCTGGTGTCAATGTTCGTAAGGATGCATCACTAAATTTCGCAGCAGCATTCACCTATAAGCTTTCTAATATGCCAGTCATTATTATGAATCCAGACATTAATGGTTTTGTTGAAGTTCTTTCAGATTCACCTAGCTACCAAAACCTATATATTCATAAAGACTTAGTTCGCGAGCTTAATATTATAAAATAATTTGTATTGAAAGAGCAGAATTCTGCTCTTTCTTTTTTTCAAACAGAAAACCGGGATATAAAAGATGCCCAGTACTTTAAGGTCAAAACCTGTTTCTATCGTTTTCGAAGTGCTTTGGACAGACGTTTTGCTATATGATTACCGAGTGAATTTTTAGGGTTGCTGGTTGGTTGTGACGGATGTCACAACCAACCAGCAACCTTTTTTCGGTAATCTTATGGCGTTTGACTGTCCGTCGCCATTCTACAACTCTTAGAAACAGATTAGTGCATTTTTTGGTAACTAGAGAAAAGATACTATCCTATTCATATAGCAAGCTCACGAAGATGCAATTTCGTGAGCTATTTCGCTACTTTATTTAGTAAATACTTATTATTTATATATATATCCACTAGTATAAAAGAAAATCTACTCTGTTGATCCTTCTTTGGATAATTTATAGTATTTCTAATTCAAAACCGTGGATAAAAATTCCTATTCGCAAGTAAATAGTCATCAATAGCAAGTAAACGATAATCATGAGCAAGTTACTCAACTAGTAGAGCAAGTAACAGCCCGATGAGCGCAGTAAATGACTTACTAGAGCAAGTAGATGGTTTCCTCGATCCATGTAGAGAATTTCTACACTTAGGCGCGCTGCACCACCCTAAATATGGATAAAAATGCCGTTTCGCAAGTAAATGGTCCTCAATAGCAAGTAAACGATATTCATGAGCAAGTTACTCAACTAGTAGAGCAAGTAACAGCCCGATGAGCGCAAGTAAATGGCGTAACAGAGCAAGTAAATGGCTTCCAGCCCAAAGCATCAGTTCGTGGAGAGAATTTCTACATTCATGTAGCACTGGCCGCATGCTATCTAAATGGATAAATTTCCCGTTCCGCAAGTAAATAGTCATCAAGAGCAAGTAAACGATAATCATGAGAAAGTTACTCAACTAGTAGAGCAAGTACCAGCCCGATGAGCGCAAGTAAATGGCCTAACAGATTAAGTAAATGGTTGCCGGGACAAAGCATCAATCTATAGAGGGAATTTCTACACCGCCGTGCGTTCGTCGCAGCAAAAGCGACCTTCATCCTTTACGAACTCTCATTCTGTTTGATGGCGCATATCATTTTCCATAAAAAAGTCTCACACCAACTTTCTAGTGTGAGACTTTTTATTATATATTTGTATTTACCTTAGAATTTTTAGCCTTACTCAGTGCTGCGGTTAATACAACAAATCCGATCATTAGCAGGAATATTAAATCCAGCAATCCGGTATGCATGGAAACTGTAAAAATAGTTAAAACAAAAGCGAATGCGACTGCTTGATAACTATCATATCCATTTTGTTTCACCTGATTATATAGCATAGAAATAATAACACCATATAGAAGGAAACCAATTGCAACTAACAAGTATCCTCCATCTAAGAAGAGCTGTCCAATATAGGTTGGAGTCGTAGTTCTAGTTGGTCGAGTTATATATTTTCCTTCTTCAACACTCAATGAGTTAACGATTTCTGTGACCTTCATACGAGGTGAAATTTGCTCACCAGGTAGAATTGTAGAGAAGATTCCACCGTGAATTTCGCCATTTAGATATTCTTCTTCTTTTGTATACTCAATAATTTTACTTAATACGATATGTCCCGTAACAGCTTCTCCGTTCAGTGAACGTATCCATTTCGGAACAAGGTTAACTTTTCTTTCAACCGTTATTAACTTTTCTGCCTCAGTCTCCGTTAGTTCAACATCTGGTTGCTCTCTTGAGTTAAAATCCTTAGATGTATCTTCAGACAGTACTCTAAAGAAACCGAATAGCGAGAAGAAGACCCCTATTACTAACAAAGTAGTTAAAAACCAAGTTAATTTGATACGTTTAACAGCATAGTGGAAAATAATAAGACCTGTAAATAGCATCAATATTATTGGTGTTCTATATCCCATCATTAGGAACATTACCATTATTACACCATAGATAACAGCGTATAGAAGCAATTTGCCTTTAGTCATATTTTTTTCTTTAATAATTTTTAAAGATAAGATGAGAATAGCACCGAACCAAAGTAACTGACTTAAAAAGTTTAACTTAGGATCCAGATTACGACGCACGGATTCATCCGAAATCCCAACATCTCCACCTGTCATCATTGTAAAATACGCAAGTCCGCCTATTATTACAAGTGCCCAAATCATCCAAATTACGTAACCTCGAAGAAACGAAAGTCCAAGTGTAGGGAATGTCCATTCTTTTTTATCTACAAAGTAAACTCCTATATAGTAACAGATTAACGCTAAGATTACGGATGGCCAGATAGATGTATTTACATTAAATAACTCAAATCGATGAAAATCAAAAAGACTTATAAAGAAATACAAAACTAATATAAATGGTAAAAAGAAATAAGGTGAAAATGTATCGATTTTATTTAAATTCTTAATTTGCTTTTTTATGTTATTTTTCATAATTTAGTAACCATCATTAGATAGATGATGAATTTCCTCCCTTAGATAAAATAGTTTTCACGAATTCGTTGTTGAATAACATGAGAACTAAAAAGTAAACTACTGCACCAGGTAAAGCAATTGTTAGAATGTGTAATAGTGGCGGTAAATCAGCTATTTCGGTAAATTTATCTACCATGTTTATAGTCACAAACATTGTAGCTGTTGCTATCACTACTTGTAAAGTATTTTTCAACAAGAAGACTTTGTTCATACCACCGATTAATTTCCATAATGTTACAAACGTTATTGTCGAATATAGAACTGCAACGATTGAGGTAGAAAACGCTATACCCTCGGCACCGAAATAATTCGAAAATATCCAGTTCGATGCAATGTTAAGGAAAATTGAAATTATACCGATTCTCATCATATAATGACCTTTTTCCAATGTATAGAACCCTTTTGCAATGATCGCCTGGATCGAATAAAAGAACGTAGAGCCTATGTATAAAACTGCATAGGATGCTGTTACTTCAGTGGAAGCAGAAGTAAATGCACCACGTTCGTATACAACACTTACTAATTCTTGCATTAGAAAGACCATTCCAGTTAAAGCAGGTGTTAGGAAAACAAGTAAATATAGTATTCCTTTTTCTATACCATTACGGAATTTTAACATATTATTCTCTGACCTTGCACTGGCGATAATAGGAAATACAATTGTTGCTATTGTTACAGCAAAGATTGCTTGTGGAATATTAACTAGTCTAAATGCATAGTTTAGATTGGAGACTGTACCCTCTACACCTATTCTAGCTGCAAAAAAAGAATTTACCGTTAAGTTTATTTGACCGACTGCTATAGTTAAGCCAACAGGAAGGAAAATTCCATAAAAATCGAATACTTCTTTTTTATCCATTTTCTGTTTCCAGTTAACAAATTTCTTCGGCGTACGATAAACAAATTTAATAAGTAAACTCAATATAGTTCCAACTAAAT carries:
- a CDS encoding S-layer homology domain-containing protein, encoding MKIKGFKIILMLLVLMIMVPLQGLAAQTVDKDMKLSSGVQYKQYTNTGARVNSINHLAINLNDAYTKVNIGLPIDFNSKETTTSIATGDSVEGNRVVGAVNAAFFDMSEGYPLFLISQENEILNGGVLLDSTTEYFNQPIAFGVTADGNAEIDLYDFDIKMSYDNLTYDLSGLNRERRADEAIIFTPQNVKTTTDSNQYGIEVVFESDTPITSTYYGQTITGKVISTHMGSTAKVTIPKNGFVLSFHGSEWRAIGDKMKIGEEVSVEFDIDSKWKDSQFMLASGPMLVKDGKKHVTMNLSSARATQVTSRSAIAISKDKKTVHLVTVDGANKKGMNMSQFADYLVSLGVDRALNLDGGGSTTMGIRNYGSNAVVLANKPSAGSQRKVSAILEAISTAPTSNPSNINLTRSNVGTMLVGATSSYKINYILDEFYNPITVSSSKIVNTSDNNLVSFNGTSFTALKEGSDRVRVNYDTAFQSFPLTIVSAPTNLTINASAKSAHINSKLTFKANATDADKKSLIYSPEQLKWSVEGGIGTITSAGVFTAGNKVGKGRVVAQLGTKKASVEIEVTSNVTSKFSDILNTNPYITEINYLTSKGIITGYKDGTFKPNNDISRKNAAVIISRIKDLDLDKITDPNFKDVPKTHPYYKEIAAVANLGIVNGKENGYFDPNGKLTRAQMAKILVNAYNLSGTTDKKFTDVPSQHWAANDINTLTATGVTTGFNDGTYKPENPISRMHFSVFLYRITQ
- a CDS encoding S-layer homology domain-containing protein; this translates as MKKIIILAVSLLLSFSIFTSPNASASAFTGNSHEKSLTYLAENNILLPDKDGKYYPYRSVTRGEFASYLAKILQLPASSESTFTDVYSTNPFAKDILSAAEVGIITGYPDGSFKPNNIITRQHMAVMISRVLDYLVIPKNTGTLTFTDSKDILEEYITDVSIGANLGIIKGSTEGNKVFFYPQKSTTIAQSATFIYRLVEVAKEYGYTDFPDFFSFEVKEIVNKQLVNSKQYKTFEDAQKGVTKNNQVIERNGKIIKMPSGLVITNGYTVVYSHPKEETRYVTTSATIDTEMEYLGTEVEEDYSGKKIFWAKVQYADRIGYVKLDKATLKPYVLLTNRSYYSVSNGELKHTIYYNSTNREASYIIGKAPSVLQEGKKYYSWNGYTFYNENNTAITGEYFNYYQFLPARSKTNYTVEEIDSYIMSELTRLENLYTLYPTSYPNYKDATVNSKLVGLGEVLKLTEEKYQVNALMILALAQNESAYGLSNQALTNNNLFGLYVTDTNPLNKKFTSVESNITELMEKFWNLNYIPPTAGYANGAVFGNKTIGFNVRYASDPYWGAKAAGQYYKIDKFLGFKDAGTYKIGMTTTSGVNVRKDASLNFAAAFTYKLSNMPVIIMNPDINGFVEVLSDSPSYQNLYIHKDLVRELNIIK
- a CDS encoding oligosaccharide repeat unit polymerase, whose protein sequence is MKNNIKKQIKNLNKIDTFSPYFFLPFILVLYFFISLFDFHRFELFNVNTSIWPSVILALICYYIGVYFVDKKEWTFPTLGLSFLRGYVIWMIWALVIIGGLAYFTMMTGGDVGISDESVRRNLDPKLNFLSQLLWFGAILILSLKIIKEKNMTKGKLLLYAVIYGVIMVMFLMMGYRTPIILMLFTGLIIFHYAVKRIKLTWFLTTLLVIGVFFSLFGFFRVLSEDTSKDFNSREQPDVELTETEAEKLITVERKVNLVPKWIRSLNGEAVTGHIVLSKIIEYTKEEEYLNGEIHGGIFSTILPGEQISPRMKVTEIVNSLSVEEGKYITRPTRTTTPTYIGQLFLDGGYLLVAIGFLLYGVIISMLYNQVKQNGYDSYQAVAFAFVLTIFTVSMHTGLLDLIFLLMIGFVVLTAALSKAKNSKVNTNI
- the murJ gene encoding murein biosynthesis integral membrane protein MurJ, with translation MNKLKFASIFLLLSTIILKFSSMIRDLVIAAYFADSFEADVYFAAMTIPNAIILFLLTGMKDAFLPSYYKFEGIGRGDSHLTNIIKGTFWIALGIAIIGMLLSSPIIHIFYPSFSAFEGGMEIAIWVSVIYFGSVVLVGVNAVYEGYFDAQKKFSFSVFSQTSVVLVTIIFTLLFHDLIGILSVPVGYLVGTILSLLIKFVYRTPKKFVNWKQKMDKKEVFDFYGIFLPVGLTIAVGQINLTVNSFFAARIGVEGTVSNLNYAFRLVNIPQAIFAVTIATIVFPIIASARSENNMLKFRNGIEKGILYLLVFLTPALTGMVFLMQELVSVVYERGAFTSASTEVTASYAVLYIGSTFFYSIQAIIAKGFYTLEKGHYMMRIGIISIFLNIASNWIFSNYFGAEGIAFSTSIVAVLYSTITFVTLWKLIGGMNKVFLLKNTLQVVIATATMFVTINMVDKFTEIADLPPLLHILTIALPGAVVYFLVLMLFNNEFVKTILSKGGNSSSI